One region of Desulfovibrio sp. JC022 genomic DNA includes:
- a CDS encoding MBL fold metallo-hydrolase, whose amino-acid sequence MTISTLRKLTERVQRIEHCGMFVDLVCTSEGTVRIGSMPDVAKFLTEHGFREEIVVVPDWEVSLAGDNRTGEEFILWQSQIKGGILREYVGSKQNVKQVYSHLECIFPYFFDDKNLKVVRKNWLGKWFHHNAADPCYRIGSLEICCQGSDVVISDADEFLYCRNDLLPSESPDAAIESLLAAIPRDSKNRESLEVLPIGCGNGVYGTVANTIVRFGEYVIWIDPCGYPAHTLARHNIHWDDVTHFLFTHNHEDHVQGFTACMQRARKHNRKLKLILADNVFRILTDLYSPLFPDLEEHVECFSLQPGIPFQLGPIRIDSRWNHHILPYGTIGLKISAGGRSFGYSGDTKYDEGINKILKRAELEAEWFASCDLVFHEIEFDNPDSVHTHWKQVESLQAKISGKVLGYHTPYLANSPFPLAEEGRCYILDEFWG is encoded by the coding sequence AACGGGTGCAGCGGATAGAACACTGCGGGATGTTTGTAGACTTGGTTTGTACCTCAGAGGGGACCGTGCGGATCGGCAGTATGCCGGACGTTGCTAAATTTCTGACTGAACACGGTTTCCGGGAGGAGATCGTGGTGGTTCCCGATTGGGAGGTCTCGTTGGCCGGGGACAACCGTACCGGAGAAGAATTTATTCTTTGGCAGTCTCAGATAAAAGGCGGTATCTTAAGGGAATATGTAGGCTCAAAGCAAAACGTAAAACAGGTTTACAGTCACCTTGAATGCATTTTCCCATATTTTTTTGATGACAAAAATCTCAAAGTGGTCCGCAAGAATTGGCTCGGTAAATGGTTTCATCATAACGCTGCCGATCCATGTTATCGTATCGGCAGTCTGGAAATTTGCTGCCAAGGCAGTGATGTTGTCATTTCCGATGCCGATGAATTTCTTTATTGCCGCAATGATTTGCTTCCGTCTGAAAGTCCCGATGCTGCTATCGAATCCCTGTTGGCAGCTATTCCCAGAGACAGCAAAAACCGTGAGAGCCTTGAAGTTCTTCCTATCGGCTGTGGAAATGGGGTTTACGGTACTGTTGCCAACACCATTGTCCGTTTCGGCGAATATGTTATCTGGATAGACCCTTGCGGTTATCCGGCCCACACCCTTGCCCGGCACAACATCCACTGGGACGACGTCACCCATTTTTTATTCACTCATAATCACGAAGACCACGTGCAGGGTTTTACCGCCTGTATGCAGCGGGCCCGCAAGCATAACCGAAAGTTGAAGTTGATTCTTGCCGACAACGTATTTCGAATTCTGACAGATCTATATTCTCCGCTTTTTCCCGATTTGGAAGAGCATGTGGAGTGCTTTTCGTTGCAACCCGGTATTCCGTTTCAATTAGGCCCAATCCGAATTGACAGCCGCTGGAATCATCATATCCTGCCTTACGGAACCATCGGGCTTAAGATTTCAGCCGGGGGGAGAAGTTTCGGCTATTCAGGTGACACGAAGTATGATGAAGGGATCAATAAAATCCTCAAGCGTGCTGAGCTGGAAGCCGAGTGGTTTGCTTCCTGTGATCTTGTTTTTCATGAAATAGAGTTTGATAACCCGGACAGTGTGCACACCCACTGGAAGCAGGTCGAGTCTTTGCAGGCTAAGATTAGCGGGAAAGTACTCGGTTATCATACCCCTTATCTGGCCAACAGTCCTTTTCCTCTGGCAGAGGAGGGGCGTTGTTATATTTTGGATGAATTTTGGGGATAG